A single window of Hyla sarda isolate aHylSar1 chromosome 2, aHylSar1.hap1, whole genome shotgun sequence DNA harbors:
- the LOC130357321 gene encoding odorant receptor 131-2-like: protein MIVDYLRVSEETPLYPFKDSLKNEFMMLHRRFTTMQFPMVNFTSTSENVTLMSSGTERVDFTTRTLLVILTFSFFAFFLYIITILLKVFFTAPHMQENSRYVLFVHMLINDTLYLALGNFLLATIMYSVYLPVPVCYLFHSVASCSFRVTPYNLAIMSLERYIAICFPLRHFEFCTRKRAKSAILVVWVVGFSPNIADFTAVIYSTKRTFYSLYVFCDRSMLVISPLQNVIRSFTNILSFTIVALIIVFTYIKVMLVARKVGSGGSSAHKAGKTVMLHAFQLLLYMASFISTLTETYLLNYITYLVISNFIMFTCLPRLLSPIIYGVRDEVFRKYIRKLYSIKL, encoded by the coding sequence TATGATGCTCCATAGAAGATTTACTACAATGCAGTTTCCAATGGTGAATTTCACATCCACCTCAGAAAATGTTACCCTGATGTCCTCTGGCACCGAAAGAGTTGATTTTACCACCAGAACTCTCCTTGTGATCTTGACCTTTTCGTTTTTCGCCTTCTTCCTGTACATCATCACTATTCTGCTCAAGGTCTTCTTCACCGCTCCGCACATGCAGGAGAACTCTCGATACGTCCTCTTTGTTCACATGCTCATCAATGATACGTTGTACCTCGCCTTGGGAAATTTCCTTTTGGCGACCATCATGTATTCTGTATACCTCCCTGTGCCCGTCTGTTACCTCTTTCATAGTGTGGCCAGCTGTTCTTTTCGAGTGACCCCATACAACCTGGCCATCATGTCTCTAGAACGCTACATAGCCATATGTTTCCCATTGAGACACTTTGAGTTTTGCACAAGAAAAAGAGCTAAATCGGCAATCCTTGTGGTCTGGGTCGTAGGATTCTCTCCAAACATTGCAGACTTCACAGCCGTAATCTACTCAACCAAAAGAActttttattccctttatgtgtttTGTGATCGTTCAATGTTGGTAATTAGTCCTCTACAAAATGTGATTAGGTCCTTCACCAATATCCTCAGCTTCACCATTGTGGCCTTGATCATTGTATTTACTTACATTAAAGTCATGCTAGTTGCCAGGAAGGTCGGTTCTGGTGGCTCATCAGCCCATAAAGCTGGTAAAACAGTGATGCTCCATGCCTTCCAGCTCCTGTTATACATGGCCTCCTTCATCTCCACACTAACCGAGACCTATTTATTAAATTATATCACTTACTTAGTCATTTCTAACTTTATTATGTTTACTTGTTTGCCCAGACTCCTCAGTCCTATCATCTATGGTGTAAGAGATGAAGTTTTTCGTAAATATATAAGAAAATTGTACTcaataaaattatga